In Candidatus Polarisedimenticolia bacterium, a genomic segment contains:
- a CDS encoding vitamin B12-dependent ribonucleotide reductase, giving the protein MKKESELRERGAEKTSRENRKTQVRASSGYAGPLTLRKAAEGLTLERYFTRPGVDPFDEVEWEIRPAVIGSEKGEIVFEQKDVEVPKFWSQTATNVVASKYFRGTLGTPERERSVKQLIGRVVRTIGVWGRAQGYFGTEADAQTFEAELKHLLVYQKMSFNSPVWFNVGVEMPHPQASACFINSVEDTMDSILTLAKTEGMLFKYGSGTGSNLSPIRSSKELLAGGGTASGPVSFMKGYDAFAGVIKSGGKTRRAAKMVILNIDHPDIVEFIKCKQEEEKKAWALIDAGYSSALDGPAYGSVFFQNSNNSVRVTDDFMKAIETDADWWTRRVTNGEPFESFKARDLMKMMAEATWQCGDPGMQFDTTINDWHPVPNSGRINASNPCSEFMHLDDTACNLASLNLMKLANDQGELDVTAYKKAIETTILAQEILVDNASYPTQKIADNSHNFRPLGLGYANVGALLMSRGLAYDSDAGRDYAAAITAVLTGQAYVESARIAGIMGPFNGYEKNREPFLKVIKKHGSHVAKIDPAHVPLDLYNAARECWDEAYELGARNGIRNAQATVIAPTGTIAFMMDCDTTGIEPDIALIKYKKLVGGGMLKIVNQTVPKALKRLGYSDLQVKEIMEYVDENETIEGAPHLKDNHLSVFDCAFRPLRGSRSIQYMGHVKMMGAVQPFISGAISKTVNVPNDTIAEEIMDAYIQAWHLGVKALAIYRDGSKTAQALRTDAQQATPAPGTAEFDAAVRAAVAKAVAERGPQRNRMPRERQS; this is encoded by the coding sequence ATGAAGAAGGAATCCGAGCTCAGGGAGCGGGGGGCCGAGAAGACTTCACGGGAGAACCGTAAGACACAGGTCCGCGCCTCGTCCGGCTATGCAGGACCGCTGACGCTCAGGAAGGCAGCCGAGGGGCTGACCCTCGAGCGCTACTTCACCCGCCCCGGTGTAGACCCGTTCGACGAGGTCGAGTGGGAAATCCGCCCCGCGGTCATCGGCAGCGAGAAGGGCGAAATCGTCTTCGAGCAGAAGGACGTCGAGGTCCCGAAGTTCTGGTCGCAGACCGCCACCAACGTCGTCGCCTCGAAGTACTTCCGCGGCACCCTGGGGACCCCCGAGCGCGAGCGCAGCGTCAAGCAGCTCATCGGCCGCGTGGTGCGCACCATCGGCGTCTGGGGGCGCGCCCAGGGCTACTTCGGCACCGAGGCGGACGCCCAGACGTTCGAGGCCGAGCTCAAGCACTTGCTGGTCTATCAGAAGATGTCGTTCAACTCGCCGGTCTGGTTCAATGTTGGGGTGGAGATGCCCCACCCTCAGGCTTCGGCGTGTTTCATCAACTCCGTCGAAGACACCATGGACTCGATTCTCACTCTTGCGAAGACCGAGGGGATGCTCTTCAAGTACGGCTCGGGCACCGGCTCGAACCTGTCTCCCATCCGGTCTTCAAAGGAGCTCCTGGCCGGCGGCGGCACCGCCTCCGGGCCGGTGTCGTTCATGAAGGGCTACGACGCCTTCGCCGGCGTCATCAAGAGCGGAGGCAAGACCCGCCGCGCCGCCAAGATGGTCATCCTGAACATCGACCACCCCGACATCGTCGAGTTCATCAAGTGCAAGCAGGAGGAAGAGAAGAAGGCCTGGGCCCTGATCGACGCCGGATACTCCTCGGCGCTCGACGGCCCGGCGTACGGATCTGTCTTCTTCCAGAACTCGAACAACTCGGTCCGCGTCACCGACGACTTTATGAAAGCGATCGAAACCGACGCCGACTGGTGGACCCGCCGGGTGACGAACGGCGAGCCGTTCGAGTCGTTCAAGGCGCGCGACCTGATGAAGATGATGGCCGAGGCCACCTGGCAGTGCGGCGACCCCGGCATGCAGTTCGACACGACCATCAACGATTGGCATCCCGTACCGAACAGTGGGCGCATCAATGCCAGCAATCCCTGCTCCGAATTCATGCACCTCGACGACACCGCCTGCAACCTGGCCTCGCTCAACCTGATGAAGCTGGCGAATGACCAGGGAGAACTCGACGTCACCGCGTACAAGAAGGCGATCGAGACGACCATCCTGGCGCAAGAGATCCTGGTCGACAACGCCTCGTACCCGACGCAGAAGATCGCCGACAACTCGCACAACTTCCGGCCGCTCGGGCTGGGGTACGCCAACGTCGGGGCGCTCCTGATGTCCCGCGGCCTGGCGTACGACTCGGACGCGGGGCGCGACTACGCCGCGGCCATCACGGCGGTTTTGACCGGCCAGGCGTACGTCGAGTCGGCGCGCATCGCGGGGATCATGGGGCCGTTCAATGGCTACGAGAAGAACCGCGAGCCGTTCCTCAAGGTCATCAAGAAGCACGGCTCGCACGTCGCCAAGATCGACCCGGCGCACGTGCCGCTCGATCTCTACAACGCGGCGCGCGAGTGCTGGGACGAAGCGTACGAGCTGGGGGCCAGGAACGGCATCCGCAACGCCCAGGCGACGGTCATCGCCCCGACCGGCACCATCGCCTTCATGATGGACTGCGACACGACCGGCATCGAGCCGGACATCGCGCTCATCAAGTACAAGAAGCTGGTCGGCGGCGGCATGCTGAAGATCGTCAACCAGACCGTGCCGAAGGCGCTCAAGCGCCTCGGGTACTCCGACCTTCAAGTAAAAGAGATCATGGAGTACGTCGACGAGAACGAGACAATCGAAGGGGCGCCGCACCTCAAGGACAACCACCTGTCGGTCTTCGACTGCGCCTTCAGGCCGCTCCGCGGCAGTCGCAGCATCCAGTACATGGGCCACGTCAAGATGATGGGGGCCGTGCAGCCGTTCATCTCGGGCGCCATCTCGAAGACGGTCAACGTGCCCAACGACACCATCGCCGAAGAGATCATGGACGCCTACATCCAGGCCTGGCACCTGGGCGTCAAGGCGCTGGCCATCTACCGCGACGGCTCCAAGACCGCGCAGGCGCTGCGCACCGATGCGCAGCAGGCGACGCCGGCCCCCGGCACCGCCGAGTTCGACGCCGCGGTGCGGGCCGCCGTCGCCAAGGCCGTGGCCGAGCGTGGCCCGCAGCGCAACCGCATGCCGCGCGAGCGCCAGTCG